AGGGGGCCTATCTGGCCAAGGACGGCGAATGCGTGCTCGTGCGGGTGGAGGGCGAGGACCGCTTGCGCCTGCCCATCCACGGTCTCGGCGGCATCGTCTGTTTCGGCCAGGTTTCGTGCAGCCCGTTCCTGCTGGGGCATTGCGCGGAGAACGGCGTGGGCGTGAGTTTCCTCACCGAGCGCGGCCGATTCCTGGCCCGGGTGCAGGGGCCGGTTTCGGGCAACGTGCTCCTGCGGCGGGAGCAGTACCGCCGGGCCGACGACCCCGCGGCCTCGGCGGCCGCGGCGCGGTGTCTGCTCACGGGCAAGATCGCCAACTGCCGGGCCGTGCTCCTGCGCACCGCGCGCGACCACGAGGACAAGGTGAACGCCGGAGCCTTGCGCGGCGCGGCGGAACGACTGGCGGACTGCGGCCGCCGTCTGGACCCCGGCCTGCCCCTGGACGTGCTGCGGGGCATCGAGGGCGAGGCGGGCAACGCCTATTTCGAGGTCTTCGACCATCTGCTCACCAACCAGAAGGAGGAGTTCCGCTTCAGCGTCCGCAGCCGCCGCCCGCCGCTGGACCGCATCAATTGCCTGCTGTCCTTTCTCTATGCGCTGCTGGCCCACGACGTGCGCTCCGCCCTGGAGTCCGTGGGCCTGGACCCGGCCGTGGGATTTCTGCATCGCGACCGGCCGGGACGGCCCGGCTTGGCATTGGATCTCATGGAGGAGTTCCGGCCCGTGCTGGCCGACCGTCTGGCTCTGTCGCTGGTCAACCTGGGACAGGTTCAGGCCCGGGGCTTCCGCGTGGAGGAGAACGGCGCGGTGCGCATGGACGACGACACCCGCAAGGCCGTGTTGGTGGCCTATCAGAAACGCAAGCAGGAGGAGATGCGGCACCCGTTCCTGGACGAGAAGGCCCCGCTGGGACTCATGCCGTATCTCCAGGCCTTGCTGTTTGCGCGTTGGCTGCGCGGCGACCTGGACGGCTATCCGCCGTTCCTGTGGCGCTAGGAGGCCGGGATGTTCGTGCTGGTGAGCTACGACGTGAAGACCGAGGATGGGGACGGCCGGAGACGGCTGCGGCGCATCGCCAAGGCGTGTCAGGACTATGGGCAGCGGGTGCAGTATTCCGTGTTCGAATGCATCGTGGACCCGGCCCAGTGGACCAAATTGCGGGCGCGCCTGCTGCGGGAAATGAATTCCGAGGAAGACAGCTTGCGGTTTTATTTCCTGGGCTCCAACTGGCAGAGGCGGGTGGAGCACGTGGGGGCGAAACCGG
The nucleotide sequence above comes from Desulfovibrio aminophilus DSM 12254. Encoded proteins:
- the cas1c gene encoding type I-C CRISPR-associated endonuclease Cas1c; the protein is MKHYLNTLYVTTQGAYLAKDGECVLVRVEGEDRLRLPIHGLGGIVCFGQVSCSPFLLGHCAENGVGVSFLTERGRFLARVQGPVSGNVLLRREQYRRADDPAASAAAARCLLTGKIANCRAVLLRTARDHEDKVNAGALRGAAERLADCGRRLDPGLPLDVLRGIEGEAGNAYFEVFDHLLTNQKEEFRFSVRSRRPPLDRINCLLSFLYALLAHDVRSALESVGLDPAVGFLHRDRPGRPGLALDLMEEFRPVLADRLALSLVNLGQVQARGFRVEENGAVRMDDDTRKAVLVAYQKRKQEEMRHPFLDEKAPLGLMPYLQALLFARWLRGDLDGYPPFLWR
- the cas2 gene encoding CRISPR-associated endonuclease Cas2 produces the protein MFVLVSYDVKTEDGDGRRRLRRIAKACQDYGQRVQYSVFECIVDPAQWTKLRARLLREMNSEEDSLRFYFLGSNWQRRVEHVGAKPALDLEGPLVI